From the Paenibacillus sp. MMS20-IR301 genome, the window ATTGGCAAAATGGGCACCCAGCGCGGTCAGCTGTCTTTCTTTTACCTCAGCAGGCATCAGTCCGCGTTCTACCGCTGTTCCATAGATTTCTTCAGCATAATCAAAATTGTTCAAGTCGCCGAATACCGCAATCATCGCAGCAGAGGTTTCTACCTGAAGCTGATTGAATTTGGCAATAGTGGCCAGCTTGGCTTTGGCTTCCGGACTTTCAATGATCAGGAAACGCCAAGGCTGCATATTTACAGAGGAAGGGGCCAGTGTGGCTTCGCTCAGAATTTCGGTCATTTCCTCTTTGCTGATTTTGACAGCTGTATCATATTTGCGAATTGAGCGGCGTCCTGTAATAATGCTGGTGAAGTCGTTGGTTCTGGTTGTGTTCATGAATAATAAGCTCCTTTATAGTTTGATTATAGGTGAAGGCTACAGTAAATTAATATTATGCTGCAGCCGGGCAAGCATCTCTGCCAGTTCTTTGCGTTCCTGTCCGCTGAATCCGGTGAGCAGATCGCTGATGAATCTTGTCTTCTCCTCCCGGTAAGCATTAATATGCTCCCGCCCCTGATCTGTCAGGGAGACGAGGGTGACCCTGTTATCCGCAGGATTATTCCGGCGGGCAATCATCCCGCTTTCCTCAAGCCCGCGCAAATGGCGGGTGACCGCAGCGGCGTCGATCTCGACTGTTTTTTGCAGCGAAATCTGGCTGATCTCAGCCGTTTTGTACAGCTCTTGCAGCAGACGGAAACGGGTAGGCGTAATGCCGGCACAACGCTCGAATTTCGGGCTGATACCTTTATGCAGCGCCTGCAGCAGCTCGAAGATCAAATCTTCGTCGGGCAGATATTCAGTCAAAATTAACCCCCTTACGCAAATAGATTGTGCAAAATCTTTTTGACAAAATCCACTTTACACCGAAATCATTGACCCGTCAACTAATTTAAAATTCCAGAGGAGAGATTGTATGAAAATAGCGCTGATCCAGCTCGATATAGCATTTGGCAATCCGGAGGTGAATTATGCTGCGGCAGAACGCAAAATCCGCGAAGCCGCCGCGGGTAACCCCGACTGCATTCTCCTTCCTGAATTGTGGACGACCGGCTATGATCTGACCCGCCTCGATGACATTGCGGACGACGGGGGCAGCACTACAGCAGCTTTGATCTCCGGCTTAGCCCGGGAATACAGCGTCAATATCGTGGCTGGCTCAGTCGCGGTGAGGGGGGATGCCGGCATTACCAACACCATGCTCGTATTTGACCGTACCGGCGCACCTGCCGGAGAATACAGCAAGCTGCATCTCTTCAAGCTTATGGATGAGCATCACTACCTGCAGCCCGGCTCAGCCAAAGGATTGTTCGAGCTGGACGGGACACTATGCGCCGGACTGATCTGCTATGACATCCGCTTCCCGGAATGGGTGCGGGTCCACACGGCCGCCGGGGCCGGAGTATTGTTCGTCAGCGCAGAGTGGCCGCTGCCCCGCTTGTCCCACTGGCGGGCGCTGCTGATCAGCCGGGCCATTGAGAACCAGTGCTACGTTGTGGCCTGCAACCGGGCCGGTGCTGATCCGGCGAACACTTTTGGCGGACATTCCATGATCATTGATCCTTGGGGCGAGATTGTGTGCGAGGCCGCCGGGGACGAAGATATTCTGTACGGTGAGCTTAACCTTGCCATGGTGCAGGACGTGCGCCGGCAAATACCGGTCTTCGCCGACAGACGGCCGGAGCTGTACAGGTAATTGGTCATTGGTGACTGAGGTGATGAGGACTAGGCGTGAAGAGGGACGAGATTGTCTGGAGGGGTTGGGGATGAGTAGCTAGGTAGGGCGGGTGGCGAAGGTAGCGTGTAAATCGATGTCTGGGGAACTTGTGCACCTATTTTCCTTTCATCGCCCGCTTTTGGTGATATTAGGGGCACTTGTGCCCTTAATTTCCTTTTATCGCCCGCTTTCGGCGATATCAGGGGCACTTGTGCCCCTGATTTCTGCTTTCTGTTCCGGCCAGATTGCGGCGATTCAAAAACTCCATTTAAGTACGCCGGAATGTCATTTCGGAGTGGAATATAGAGGAAGAAACACTAACCACCCGATTCAAATGCGTACACCGTCTGGCGCACACTTCAGGTAATTTGGGTAATTTGGGTAATTTAGCTAATTTAAGGATTTTGGTTACTTGAGAGACTAGGGGCACTCGGGAGACACTTGGTAACTTTGAGGTGCTTTGGGTGCTTTGGGTGCTTTGGGTGCTTTGGGTGCTTTCGGATTCTTCAGTTACTTTGAACACTTCGGGTACTTGGGTGGATTGGAGACTACGGACACCACAGCTCTTATCAGCCCATTATTGCTCCACTTGACAAGTTTGCGGACACCATGGCCCTTATCCGCCACTTTTTATGTGCCAGCACCACTTTTCCGGCGAAATAACGGCGCTGGTGTCCGTCTAGGCGTGCATTCAGGCGCTTTTCCACATCTTAACGCCTCTCCTGTCCGTAAGCCTAAATTATTTACTTGAAAACCGGCGCATGACTGTCTACTTTATTGATTGAAATCTGCTTTTGCCCTTCATTTGCCCAAACGCCTGTTTCGCACGATTTCCGGGACACTTTTCCACTTCATCTGTTCCAAACAGTAGCGGCAGTAGCGTCAAAAAGTTAGTGTAAAAGAGCAGAAGTTACTCCACCGGAGCGGTAGCCTACTCAATTGCTCTTCCCTCTATTCCGTGGCTCAGCTTCTACAACACAGCAAAAAAGTGCAGATCCATTCAGCCGTCTGCACTTACCCGCATTCACATTCACTCACCCGTACTGTATACCCAAACCTCAACCTTCAAACCTTATTCCACTCTCCTCTGCGCACAGCACAGCAAGCTCCGCCGCGCGCAGTAATCAGCGCGCGTACCGCTCGCGCAGCACGCGCGCCGCCTCCAGCACCCGCGGGTCGCTGTACCGGAGGCGGAAGCCGGTC encodes:
- a CDS encoding MarR family transcriptional regulator; its protein translation is MTEYLPDEDLIFELLQALHKGISPKFERCAGITPTRFRLLQELYKTAEISQISLQKTVEIDAAAVTRHLRGLEESGMIARRNNPADNRVTLVSLTDQGREHINAYREEKTRFISDLLTGFSGQERKELAEMLARLQHNINLL
- a CDS encoding carbon-nitrogen family hydrolase, whose translation is MKIALIQLDIAFGNPEVNYAAAERKIREAAAGNPDCILLPELWTTGYDLTRLDDIADDGGSTTAALISGLAREYSVNIVAGSVAVRGDAGITNTMLVFDRTGAPAGEYSKLHLFKLMDEHHYLQPGSAKGLFELDGTLCAGLICYDIRFPEWVRVHTAAGAGVLFVSAEWPLPRLSHWRALLISRAIENQCYVVACNRAGADPANTFGGHSMIIDPWGEIVCEAAGDEDILYGELNLAMVQDVRRQIPVFADRRPELYR
- a CDS encoding nitroreductase family protein; the protein is MNTTRTNDFTSIITGRRSIRKYDTAVKISKEEMTEILSEATLAPSSVNMQPWRFLIIESPEAKAKLATIAKFNQLQVETSAAMIAVFGDLNNFDYAEEIYGTAVERGLMPAEVKERQLTALGAHFANLPAAVNRETVMIDGGLVSMQLMLAARAHGYDTNAIGGFEKDQIAELFDMDKERYIPVMLISIGKAVDAGYASVRLPVDTVAQWK